A genomic region of Oryza glaberrima chromosome 1, OglaRS2, whole genome shotgun sequence contains the following coding sequences:
- the LOC127762505 gene encoding LOW QUALITY PROTEIN: LEAF RUST 10 DISEASE-RESISTANCE LOCUS RECEPTOR-LIKE PROTEIN KINASE-like 2.7 (The sequence of the model RefSeq protein was modified relative to this genomic sequence to represent the inferred CDS: deleted 2 bases in 1 codon) yields MRLLRLVAMAHLPLLLLSLLLIGVHASVSHGSPLPPTYNTSICSKSYKCGGVNISYPFYLSNATGETYDYTQFSCGYTDLKIFCSRDRPGRNETPTILLGGDNYTVLNIIYDSQTIVLADTDALRGGSCPRVRHNFTFGQAYEWLQYTGSPDNLTFFFGCKLNLAPPIVPGLVSVADQYQINCKTFSNGPDGGDSFVFTSGELEAPAESELARRCSQVIVVPVNGSILNSSNQSALPSGGYGQVLNKGFDLAWNSRKDDQCNKCEQSKGQCAYSQNRIFLGCLCADGKVSRTDCTSSKSFDADPSFFSPPFCKANN; encoded by the exons ATGCGCCTGCTTCGCCTGGTCGCCATGGCTCACCTACCGCTtttgctcctctccctcctcctcatcggcgTCCATGCCTCCGTTTCCCATGGCTCGCCTCTCCCACCCACTTACAACACTTCCATTTGCTCCAAGTCATACAAGTGCGGCGGCGTCAATATCTCATATCCTTTCTATCTTTCCAACGCAACCGGCGAAACCTATGATTACACTCAGTTTTCTTGCGGCTACACCGATTTGAAGATCTTTTGCAGCCGGGACCGGCCCGGGAGGAACGAGACTCCCACCATCCTACTCGGTGGAGACAACTACACTGTGCTGAACATCATCTACGACAGTCAAACCATCGTGCTCGCGGACACCGATGCGCTCCGCGGCGGCAGCTGCCCCAGAGTGCGCCACAACTTCACCTTCGGCCAGGCCTATGAGTGGCTTCAATACACCGGCTCCCCTGACAACCTCACCTTCTTCTTCGGCTGCAAACTCAACCTTGCACCACCAATCGTTCCAGGGCTGGTTAGTGTTGCAGACCAGTACCAAATCAACTGCAAAACCTTCAGCAACGGTCCTGACGGTGGAGATTCGTTCGTGTTCacctccggcgagctcgaggcaCCAGCAGAGTCCGAATTGGCCAGGCGCTGCAGCCAGGTCATCGTCGTGCCGGTAAATGGGAGTATTCTTAATTCAAGTAACCAGAGTGCGCTGCCAAGTGGTGGATACGGTCAAGTGCTTAATAAGGGGTTCGACCTGGCATGGAACTCAAGGAAAGATGATCAATGCAACAAGTGCGAGCAATCAAAGGGACAGTGTGCCTACAGCCAGAACAGGATATTCCTAGGTTGCTTGTGCGCTGATGGGAAGGTGAGCAGAACGGATTGCACATCAAGTAAGTCTTTCGATGCCgatccttca tttttttcccctcccttCTGCAAAGCCAACAATTAG